Proteins from one Geomonas agri genomic window:
- the fliF gene encoding flagellar basal-body MS-ring/collar protein FliF: protein MPEGLKKLLEPFLAMSTGKRMIVAGVALASLLAFAALITVANKTDYRPLFANLNSDDAGEIVKKLKEQKVPYQIAADGKAILVPSDKVYDLRLSMASDGLPQGGGVGYEIFDRKNFGMTEFVQKLNYQRALQGELSRTISQIAGVESARVHLAIPEKTLFKESEKPATASVVLKMKSNRMLREAEVQGIVHLVASSIEGMDPEQITVLDSRGKMLSGNTASDPASKLTGSRQETQRNFEKTQEDKLQTLLDRVVGSGKCVARVTANFDFKQVEKYEERYDPESAAVRSEQRSEEKGGTTTTASGVPGAQTNLGRAPGAAPGQSGGGSKTDETLNYEVSRSTARIIEPVGALSKVSVAVLVDGKYDLPVGAKPGATPKYQPRTPDEMQKIEALVKSAVGFNAERGDQVTVANIPFQETGEGGSEAPKWYDAPIVQTLIKNGLIGLGFLALILFVIRPLLKMLKSERPATSFMPVQDEVENAHMLEMQRMAQEKMRVTQIELVEKVKQDPYQAAQILQNWLSRKD, encoded by the coding sequence ATGCCGGAAGGGCTTAAAAAACTGCTGGAACCTTTTCTCGCCATGTCGACCGGGAAGCGGATGATCGTCGCGGGGGTCGCGCTCGCGTCGCTGCTCGCCTTCGCCGCGCTGATCACCGTGGCGAACAAGACCGACTACCGTCCCCTGTTCGCCAACCTGAACAGCGACGACGCCGGCGAGATTGTCAAAAAATTGAAAGAGCAGAAGGTCCCCTACCAGATCGCGGCCGACGGCAAGGCGATCCTGGTTCCTTCGGACAAGGTGTACGACCTGAGGCTCTCCATGGCCAGCGACGGTCTCCCCCAGGGGGGCGGCGTCGGTTACGAGATCTTTGACCGCAAGAACTTCGGCATGACCGAGTTCGTGCAGAAGCTGAACTACCAGCGCGCCCTGCAGGGCGAGCTGTCGCGCACCATCTCCCAGATCGCCGGGGTCGAGTCGGCCCGGGTGCACCTGGCCATCCCCGAGAAGACCCTGTTCAAGGAGTCCGAGAAACCGGCGACCGCCTCGGTCGTGCTCAAGATGAAATCGAACCGGATGCTGCGGGAGGCCGAGGTGCAGGGAATCGTGCACCTGGTGGCCTCGTCCATCGAGGGGATGGACCCGGAGCAGATTACCGTGCTGGACAGCCGGGGCAAGATGCTCTCCGGCAACACCGCCTCCGACCCGGCCAGCAAGCTGACCGGATCGCGCCAGGAGACCCAGCGCAACTTTGAGAAGACCCAGGAGGACAAGCTGCAGACGCTCCTGGACCGCGTGGTCGGCTCCGGCAAGTGCGTGGCCAGGGTTACCGCGAACTTCGACTTCAAGCAGGTGGAGAAGTACGAGGAGCGCTACGACCCCGAGTCCGCCGCGGTGAGAAGCGAGCAGAGAAGCGAGGAGAAAGGTGGCACCACGACCACCGCCTCCGGTGTTCCCGGTGCGCAGACCAACCTCGGCCGCGCCCCCGGGGCAGCCCCCGGACAGAGCGGCGGCGGCTCCAAGACCGACGAAACCCTGAATTACGAGGTGAGCCGTTCCACCGCACGCATCATTGAGCCGGTGGGGGCGCTCTCCAAGGTATCGGTGGCGGTCCTCGTGGACGGCAAGTATGACCTCCCGGTGGGGGCGAAGCCGGGTGCCACGCCCAAGTACCAGCCCCGCACCCCGGACGAGATGCAGAAGATCGAAGCGCTGGTGAAGAGCGCCGTCGGCTTCAACGCAGAGCGCGGCGACCAGGTCACCGTGGCCAACATCCCGTTCCAGGAGACCGGCGAAGGCGGCAGCGAGGCACCCAAGTGGTACGACGCGCCTATCGTGCAGACCCTGATCAAGAACGGCCTGATCGGCCTGGGCTTCCTGGCCCTGATCCTGTTCGTGATCCGGCCGCTGTTGAAGATGCTGAAGAGCGAGAGGCCGGCCACCTCGTTCATGCCGGTGCAGGACGAGGTCGAGAACGCCCACATGCTCGAGATGCAGAGGATGGCCCAGGAGAAAATGCGGGTGACCCAGATCGAGCTGGTGGAGAAGGTGAAGCAGGACCCCTACCAGGCCGCCCAGATCCTGCAGAACTGGCTTTCGCGCAAGGACTAG
- the fliE gene encoding flagellar hook-basal body complex protein FliE encodes MEISALTKVGGLSQAFPTQETQGVQGAQGNPTVGFGKFLEEMVSKVNEQQGAADRSIQGLATGETKGLHEVMLAVEKASISFQMLTQVRNKAVEAYQEIMRMPV; translated from the coding sequence ATGGAAATATCGGCACTTACCAAGGTAGGCGGACTCTCCCAGGCTTTCCCAACGCAGGAGACGCAGGGCGTCCAGGGGGCGCAGGGCAACCCCACCGTCGGCTTCGGCAAGTTTCTGGAGGAAATGGTCTCCAAGGTGAACGAGCAGCAGGGCGCCGCGGACCGCTCCATCCAGGGGCTCGCCACCGGCGAGACCAAGGGGCTGCACGAGGTGATGCTGGCGGTGGAAAAGGCGAGCATTTCCTTCCAGATGCTGACCCAGGTGCGCAACAAGGCGGTCGAGGCGTACCAGGAGATCATGAGGATGCCGGTTTAA
- the flgC gene encoding flagellar basal body rod protein FlgC — translation MDFFTSMDISASALAAERTRMNLISSNLANVNSTRTAEGGPYRRKDAVFTATPVKEGNSFGAALSRANEARSVQVTQINEDQRPPRLQYEPGHPDADANGYVAYPNVNVVEEMADMITASRSYEANITATNAAKSMALKTLDLLR, via the coding sequence ATGGACTTTTTCACTTCCATGGACATCAGCGCCTCGGCCCTCGCCGCCGAGCGCACCCGAATGAACCTGATCTCCTCTAACCTGGCCAACGTCAACTCCACCAGGACCGCGGAGGGGGGACCGTACCGGCGCAAGGACGCGGTCTTCACCGCTACCCCGGTCAAGGAAGGGAACTCCTTCGGCGCCGCGCTCTCCCGCGCCAACGAGGCCAGGAGCGTCCAGGTGACCCAGATCAACGAGGACCAGAGGCCTCCGAGGCTCCAGTACGAGCCGGGGCACCCGGACGCGGATGCCAACGGCTACGTGGCCTATCCCAACGTCAACGTGGTCGAGGAGATGGCCGACATGATCACGGCCAGCCGCAGCTATGAAGCGAACATTACGGCGACCAATGCAGCCAAGAGCATGGCTTTGAAGACGCTCGACCTGCTGCGCTAG
- the flgB gene encoding flagellar basal body rod protein FlgB: MPVQGLFGTTVELLGKTLDLRAKRQTMISANLANVETPGYTSTDLSFEGQLKSALKQGPNAGSLTNPRHIPLKGASVASLEKVQGDVVEVSSRNMAPDGNGVEMETEMGRLAENQIMYNASVQILTKKFEELKQAIRGTL; encoded by the coding sequence ATGCCAGTACAAGGATTATTCGGGACGACCGTGGAACTTCTGGGCAAGACCCTGGACCTGAGGGCGAAGCGCCAGACCATGATCTCGGCTAACCTCGCCAACGTGGAGACGCCGGGCTATACCAGCACCGACCTCTCCTTCGAAGGGCAGTTAAAGAGCGCCTTGAAGCAGGGGCCTAACGCTGGCTCGCTGACCAACCCGCGCCACATCCCGCTCAAGGGGGCCTCCGTCGCCTCGCTGGAGAAGGTGCAGGGTGACGTGGTCGAGGTGAGCTCGCGCAACATGGCGCCCGACGGCAACGGCGTGGAGATGGAGACCGAGATGGGGCGTCTGGCCGAGAACCAGATCATGTACAACGCCAGCGTGCAGATCCTCACCAAGAAGTTCGAGGAACTGAAGCAGGCCATAAGGGGTACCTTATAA
- a CDS encoding tetratricopeptide repeat protein translates to MTFTLRIPGPGLFLGLVTILLACALPHSALAQQENRLLRIAVHPHQGFTRVNLSFQSPPDYTLRVLPGRVRLEVRGSDSPSFKKLRALNDKHLAGVTTSELRGVLSISIPLRVADPGVQVVDCANPSVLSLDIGPGVKRVTRVDIAPGREPILSGTERFVRDFDADPGGVPFAPTDGKVLKGLLPEGEALLFQQGESLLYRDQAEEAINVFSLFTNKATAPKALACFRLGEALERLGRHQEALSYFRQGEGLWPQYLEQSPEVMQPYSDALARTGNFAAARAMLLRLMDRYVGTPYQAELLNRLADLIERNGQKEAALAMYRSVAVYSAGSPAAGRARLKLADRELFTISRDRYRELLAKYQAVYQEPGDPASRDEALFKMTLLLSLYAPPKEALETVVTYDRRYPRGIFSTIIKKMREEILFPVYQETAAAGNEQGLVQLALDNREYLARCFGDPGFAERIAQAFEKTGATAKELELFGYLQQKNWAAGSAPFLVARMVDDAVAFGNVPLAEATARDFLARFPRDPHLGRVREQLGRLAFERGDLPGTAAQLAFLGAKGARAQLPESEYYLGKALEAAKDHGGAVRSLSRFTAAAKRDDPLLPDGYFTLATALAAGKNYQMALAACQVGGSIASSEMGGQFLYKSGELQLQLGEVREARASWDKAAALGGTWGKLASDALNDLNWRMKIAGQLP, encoded by the coding sequence ATGACCTTTACGCTGCGCATACCCGGCCCGGGGCTTTTCCTGGGGCTCGTTACGATACTGCTCGCCTGCGCCCTGCCGCACAGCGCCCTGGCGCAGCAGGAAAACCGCCTGTTGCGCATCGCGGTGCACCCCCACCAGGGCTTCACCAGGGTCAACCTCTCCTTCCAGTCGCCTCCCGACTACACCCTCCGGGTTCTCCCCGGGCGGGTCCGGCTCGAAGTGCGCGGGTCGGACTCCCCGAGTTTCAAGAAACTGCGCGCCCTGAACGACAAGCATCTCGCCGGTGTCACCACGTCCGAACTGCGCGGCGTGCTCAGCATCTCCATCCCGCTGCGCGTGGCGGACCCCGGGGTCCAGGTGGTCGACTGCGCCAACCCCAGCGTCTTGTCGTTGGACATAGGTCCCGGGGTGAAACGGGTGACGCGGGTGGACATCGCCCCCGGCCGCGAGCCGATCCTCTCCGGCACCGAGCGCTTCGTGCGCGACTTCGACGCCGATCCCGGCGGGGTTCCCTTCGCCCCCACCGACGGCAAGGTCCTCAAGGGGCTCCTCCCCGAGGGGGAAGCGCTCCTGTTCCAGCAGGGGGAAAGCCTGCTGTACCGGGACCAGGCGGAAGAGGCCATCAACGTATTTTCCCTGTTCACCAACAAGGCCACCGCCCCGAAAGCGCTGGCCTGCTTCCGGCTCGGCGAGGCGCTGGAGCGGCTGGGGCGGCACCAGGAAGCCCTGTCCTATTTCCGGCAGGGGGAAGGGCTGTGGCCCCAGTACCTGGAGCAGTCCCCGGAAGTGATGCAGCCTTACTCAGACGCGCTGGCCCGCACCGGCAACTTCGCTGCCGCCCGCGCCATGCTGCTGCGCCTCATGGACCGCTACGTGGGGACCCCGTACCAGGCGGAGCTTTTGAACCGCCTGGCCGACCTCATCGAGCGGAACGGGCAGAAAGAGGCGGCCCTGGCCATGTACCGAAGCGTGGCGGTCTACTCCGCCGGCAGCCCGGCCGCCGGCAGGGCGCGCCTGAAGCTCGCCGACCGCGAGCTCTTTACCATCTCCCGCGACCGCTACCGGGAGCTGCTGGCCAAGTACCAGGCGGTCTACCAGGAGCCCGGCGACCCCGCCTCGCGCGACGAGGCGCTCTTCAAGATGACGCTGCTCCTCTCGCTCTACGCGCCGCCCAAGGAGGCGCTGGAGACCGTGGTCACCTATGACCGGCGCTACCCGCGCGGCATCTTCAGCACCATCATCAAGAAGATGCGCGAGGAGATCCTGTTCCCCGTGTACCAGGAGACCGCTGCCGCCGGCAACGAGCAGGGGCTGGTCCAGCTCGCTCTCGACAACCGCGAGTACCTGGCCCGCTGCTTCGGCGATCCCGGCTTCGCCGAGAGGATCGCGCAGGCCTTCGAAAAGACCGGCGCGACCGCCAAGGAACTGGAACTGTTCGGCTACCTGCAGCAGAAGAACTGGGCCGCCGGCAGCGCCCCCTTCCTGGTAGCCCGCATGGTGGACGACGCCGTCGCCTTCGGCAACGTGCCGTTGGCCGAGGCCACCGCGCGCGACTTCCTGGCCCGCTTCCCCCGCGATCCGCACTTGGGGCGGGTGCGCGAGCAGTTGGGGCGCCTGGCCTTCGAGCGGGGCGACCTCCCCGGTACGGCGGCGCAGCTTGCGTTTTTGGGCGCCAAGGGGGCCCGGGCGCAGCTCCCGGAGAGCGAATACTACCTGGGCAAGGCGCTCGAAGCGGCCAAGGACCACGGCGGCGCGGTGCGCAGTCTGTCCCGGTTCACCGCGGCTGCCAAGCGCGACGACCCGCTCCTCCCCGACGGCTACTTCACCCTGGCCACGGCGCTTGCCGCCGGCAAGAATTACCAGATGGCCCTGGCGGCCTGCCAGGTGGGGGGGAGCATCGCCTCCAGCGAGATGGGTGGCCAGTTCCTCTACAAGAGCGGAGAGCTGCAACTGCAGCTGGGCGAGGTGCGCGAGGCCAGGGCGAGCTGGGACAAGGCGGCCGCGCTGGGGGGGACCTGGGGCAAGCTCGCCTCCGACGCGCTCAACGACCTGAACTGGCGTATGAAGATCGCCGGTCAGCTCCCCTGA
- a CDS encoding response regulator: MAAFEKLQSMLDAAMKQAGEESSMLLGQGMSVAASDVLNTNRKSYLGDEDNPIYVVGVESREAYPGFFYLLFSLGDTIVMSSILLGIPGPRIQEKRRLSIQEPDDVDAFGEIANQIIGSFNSVFQPNLPDKVHLKLLPPQKYVPGTDPLTDELPFPDGEYLMYRAPLQIEGHEMNMVDILIPHPLANLFDPQPEEAAVEAVAEVEAEGEESAGPLPSILVLGDDQGRQELVQGLSDMGLNLIDAPLGADLPGLFAQGDVRAAFIFLKQTSDRDLAICKRVVPMVDRSGGAVLLSAPEWTRTAVLKALKAGVKGVVMPPYAPHELADKLEKILHH, translated from the coding sequence ATGGCTGCATTCGAAAAACTACAATCCATGTTGGACGCCGCCATGAAGCAGGCCGGGGAGGAGAGCAGCATGCTCCTGGGCCAGGGCATGTCCGTGGCCGCCTCCGACGTCCTCAACACCAACCGCAAGAGCTACCTGGGCGACGAGGACAATCCCATCTACGTGGTAGGGGTGGAGTCGCGCGAGGCGTACCCGGGCTTCTTCTACCTCCTCTTCTCGCTGGGCGACACCATCGTCATGAGCTCGATCCTGCTGGGGATCCCGGGGCCGAGGATCCAGGAGAAACGCCGGCTTTCCATTCAGGAGCCGGATGACGTGGACGCCTTCGGCGAGATCGCCAACCAGATCATCGGCTCCTTCAACTCGGTGTTCCAGCCCAACCTGCCGGACAAGGTGCATCTGAAGCTCCTCCCGCCGCAGAAGTACGTTCCCGGTACCGACCCGCTCACCGACGAGCTCCCCTTCCCGGACGGCGAGTACCTGATGTACCGTGCCCCCCTGCAGATCGAGGGGCACGAGATGAACATGGTGGACATCCTGATTCCCCACCCACTGGCCAACCTGTTCGACCCGCAGCCGGAGGAGGCTGCGGTCGAGGCTGTTGCCGAGGTCGAGGCGGAGGGCGAGGAGAGCGCCGGTCCGCTCCCCTCCATTTTAGTGCTGGGGGATGACCAGGGGCGCCAGGAACTGGTGCAGGGGCTCTCCGACATGGGCCTCAACCTGATCGATGCACCACTGGGGGCCGACCTTCCAGGGCTCTTCGCCCAGGGCGACGTGCGCGCCGCCTTCATCTTCCTCAAGCAGACCTCTGACCGCGACCTGGCCATCTGCAAGCGCGTGGTGCCGATGGTGGACCGCAGCGGCGGTGCCGTGCTCCTCTCGGCTCCCGAGTGGACCCGGACCGCGGTGCTGAAGGCGCTCAAGGCGGGGGTGAAGGGCGTGGTCATGCCCCCCTATGCCCCGCACGAACTGGCGGACAAACTGGAGAAGATCCTGCACCACTGA
- a CDS encoding chemotaxis protein CheX, producing the protein MMSLNQDIAAATHLEEADLASYVINATKEVFETMVMMALEDSYPLKEPVTSFHCSVTGMVGLAGTYTGILSIHCPRHLALRITSNMLGMDVEEVGEDVNDALGEIANMLGGYVKQILSKGGLDINLSIPTVISGEDYTVNSMADSDCVIIPFTNEGDRFLVGLKLRKEV; encoded by the coding sequence ATGATGTCCCTGAACCAGGATATCGCAGCCGCGACACACCTTGAGGAGGCGGATCTGGCATCGTATGTCATCAACGCCACCAAGGAGGTGTTCGAAACCATGGTGATGATGGCCCTCGAGGACAGCTATCCCCTCAAGGAGCCGGTCACCTCGTTCCACTGCTCGGTCACCGGGATGGTCGGCCTGGCGGGGACCTATACCGGCATACTCTCCATCCACTGCCCGCGGCACCTGGCCTTGAGGATCACCTCCAACATGCTCGGCATGGACGTGGAGGAGGTCGGCGAGGACGTCAACGACGCACTGGGCGAGATCGCCAACATGCTCGGCGGCTACGTGAAGCAGATCCTCTCCAAGGGGGGACTGGACATCAACCTCTCCATCCCGACGGTCATCTCCGGCGAGGACTACACGGTCAACTCCATGGCCGACAGTGACTGCGTCATCATCCCCTTCACCAACGAGGGTGACCGCTTCCTGGTCGGCTTGAAACTCAGGAAGGAAGTCTAG
- a CDS encoding response regulator, producing MGNVLIVDDSSTMRKIISRSLRQAGLAIDDIYEAGDGIEALSAMEGKTIDLILSDINMPNMDGLEFIKCVRGKGVNTPIVMITTEGGEDILKEAINNGASDSIKKPFTPDQLNEKLGGLL from the coding sequence ATGGGCAACGTATTGATAGTGGACGATTCCTCGACCATGAGAAAGATCATTTCCCGCAGCCTGCGCCAGGCAGGGCTCGCCATCGACGACATCTACGAGGCCGGCGACGGCATCGAGGCCCTCTCCGCCATGGAAGGGAAAACCATCGACCTGATCCTGTCGGACATCAACATGCCCAACATGGACGGGCTCGAGTTCATCAAGTGCGTCCGCGGCAAAGGGGTCAATACCCCGATCGTCATGATCACCACCGAGGGGGGCGAGGACATCCTCAAGGAGGCGATCAACAACGGCGCCAGCGACAGTATCAAGAAGCCGTTCACGCCTGACCAGTTGAACGAGAAGCTCGGGGGGCTTTTATGA
- a CDS encoding sensor histidine kinase, translated as MQEERDNLAARLLEEVDCGAVYLDAGGTVLFVNRRAEEILHVERAKVLGKRVDMLPLRTPIYRVLSENAQDEPVEISVDGAVIQVRSTPLGGGSLAGELYQLRDISHDKREKRQREEFVAMMTHDLKSPLTVIMGYMQGLMGEMPTKMDPSLHLFVKEMEKSAVKMLSMIDDVLDAYRLEAGLLQIDRQPCDARSLLEGCCRDGEQEAAVHGSYFLSDICDGIPTLDLDEKQITRVFANLIGNAVKFTPRRGTISVTSTLEDDCLLVRVSDTGIGIPETELPRIFNKYFRASGAQGFKGTGLGLTISKAIVEAHGGSIRVESSAGKGSCFSVLLPLHNERCTFKS; from the coding sequence ATGCAGGAGGAACGTGACAACCTGGCGGCGCGTCTGCTGGAAGAGGTCGACTGCGGAGCGGTCTATCTCGACGCCGGCGGTACGGTGCTTTTCGTCAACCGCAGGGCGGAGGAGATCCTGCACGTCGAGCGTGCCAAGGTGCTGGGCAAACGGGTGGACATGCTCCCGCTGCGGACCCCGATCTACCGCGTGCTCAGTGAGAATGCGCAGGACGAGCCGGTGGAGATCAGCGTCGACGGCGCCGTGATCCAGGTTCGCTCCACCCCCCTGGGGGGGGGCTCTCTGGCCGGGGAACTGTACCAGCTGCGCGACATCAGCCACGACAAGCGCGAGAAACGCCAGCGCGAAGAGTTCGTGGCCATGATGACCCACGACCTCAAGTCGCCGCTTACCGTGATCATGGGATACATGCAGGGGCTCATGGGGGAGATGCCCACCAAGATGGATCCCTCGCTGCACCTCTTCGTGAAGGAGATGGAGAAGAGCGCGGTCAAGATGCTCTCCATGATCGACGACGTGCTGGACGCCTACCGGCTGGAGGCGGGGCTTTTACAGATCGACCGCCAGCCCTGCGACGCCCGGTCGCTCCTGGAGGGGTGCTGCCGTGACGGCGAGCAGGAGGCCGCGGTGCACGGCTCCTACTTCCTGAGCGACATCTGCGACGGCATCCCGACACTCGACCTGGACGAGAAGCAGATCACCCGGGTCTTTGCCAACCTGATCGGCAACGCGGTGAAGTTCACCCCCAGGCGTGGCACCATCAGCGTCACCAGCACGCTCGAGGACGATTGCCTGCTGGTCCGTGTCAGCGACACCGGCATAGGGATCCCGGAAACTGAGCTGCCGCGCATCTTCAACAAGTACTTCCGAGCCTCGGGCGCCCAGGGGTTCAAGGGGACCGGGCTCGGGCTGACCATCAGCAAGGCGATAGTGGAGGCGCACGGCGGCAGTATCCGCGTTGAGAGCAGCGCGGGCAAGGGGAGCTGCTTCTCGGTCCTTTTGCCGCTGCACAACGAGCGCTGCACCTTCAAGTCCTGA
- a CDS encoding rhodanese-like domain-containing protein, which translates to MRFIAVLLSVLLLTASLSQAVEPANVTSKQAQALLAKTPKMVLLDVRTPDEYRQAHLKGARLIPLGELNRRVQEVPRDRPVLVYCAVGARSSTAASYLASKGFRQIYNMTDGIVGWYNNGLPLQMAGR; encoded by the coding sequence ATGAGATTTATCGCCGTACTGTTGTCCGTGTTGCTGTTGACCGCTTCCCTTTCCCAGGCCGTTGAGCCTGCCAACGTCACCTCGAAACAGGCCCAGGCATTGCTGGCCAAGACCCCCAAGATGGTGCTGCTCGATGTGCGCACCCCGGACGAGTACCGCCAGGCGCACCTGAAGGGGGCGCGGTTGATCCCTCTGGGCGAGTTGAACCGTCGTGTGCAGGAAGTTCCGCGTGACCGGCCGGTGCTGGTTTACTGCGCCGTAGGCGCCCGTTCCTCCACCGCCGCCAGCTACCTGGCCTCAAAAGGGTTCCGCCAGATCTACAATATGACCGACGGCATCGTCGGCTGGTACAACAACGGTCTGCCGCTGCAGATGGCGGGTCGCTAG
- a CDS encoding MBL fold metallo-hydrolase, whose translation MICRIRVLCDNTAGAISGTLGEHGFAALVQVGDQSLLFDTGGGHTLLHNAQRMNVDLKAVEQVVLSHGHYDHAGGLWPLLQVAGPKRILAHPDVFTPRYVLREGSTRSVGIPYSQDFLTGLGATFSYSDSFREVLPGVFLTGEVPRSTSYEEGDAGLFCDEAGCQRDRVTDDQSLVIVTEKGLLLLLGCCHAGVVNTLELARERTGVEQVYGVVGGCHLAFSPQTQIDATIKALKRYGLKKICPGHCTGFHAAARLATAFPGGFKAMQVGYVLEVD comes from the coding sequence ATGATCTGCCGCATCCGGGTCCTCTGCGACAACACCGCCGGGGCCATCTCCGGCACGCTCGGTGAGCACGGTTTCGCCGCCTTGGTGCAGGTGGGAGACCAGTCGCTCCTCTTCGACACCGGCGGTGGCCACACGCTGTTGCACAACGCCCAGCGCATGAACGTGGACCTGAAAGCAGTTGAGCAGGTGGTGCTCTCCCACGGCCACTACGATCATGCCGGTGGCCTCTGGCCGTTGTTGCAGGTGGCCGGTCCCAAGCGCATACTGGCGCATCCTGACGTCTTCACCCCACGCTACGTGCTGCGCGAGGGGAGCACCCGTTCGGTCGGCATACCCTACTCCCAAGATTTTTTGACCGGACTGGGCGCGACCTTCTCCTACAGTGACTCCTTCCGGGAGGTGCTCCCCGGCGTTTTCCTGACCGGCGAGGTGCCGCGCAGCACCAGCTATGAGGAGGGGGACGCCGGCCTTTTCTGCGACGAGGCCGGCTGCCAGAGGGATAGGGTCACTGACGATCAATCCCTGGTTATCGTGACGGAGAAGGGGCTGTTGCTGTTGCTGGGCTGCTGTCACGCCGGGGTCGTCAACACCCTGGAGCTCGCTCGCGAGCGAACCGGCGTGGAGCAGGTGTACGGGGTGGTGGGAGGATGCCATCTCGCCTTCTCGCCACAGACACAGATTGACGCTACCATTAAAGCCCTGAAGCGTTACGGGCTGAAGAAGATCTGTCCCGGGCATTGCACCGGGTTCCATGCCGCCGCCCGGCTCGCCACCGCCTTCCCCGGCGGGTTCAAGGCCATGCAGGTGGGGTACGTACTCGAAGTCGATTAG
- a CDS encoding YgaP family membrane protein, whose amino-acid sequence MYIDRLLRLIAGTFTLLSLALAHFHNPNWLWFTAFIGLNLLQSGFTNWCPMMTILDKLGVPKLPPAECRK is encoded by the coding sequence ATGTACATCGACAGACTGTTGAGACTGATCGCCGGCACCTTCACCCTGCTCTCCTTGGCGCTGGCCCACTTTCACAATCCGAACTGGCTCTGGTTCACCGCCTTCATCGGCCTGAACCTCTTGCAGTCCGGCTTCACCAACTGGTGCCCGATGATGACCATTCTGGACAAGCTGGGCGTGCCCAAGCTGCCGCCGGCAGAGTGCCGTAAATGA
- a CDS encoding C-GCAxxG-C-C family protein produces the protein MFWLRKNVAEKVNGESVADKVANEAEGFYRSGKMHCAEAVLAAVKNEFLPEAGDELVHLASGFGGGSGAGCICGAVAGGTMAIGLVVQDRKAAAALTKELHHWFKEQYRVTCCKALTANGKKRCVEFTATTAGKVAELLQQKQ, from the coding sequence GTGTTTTGGTTGCGAAAGAATGTTGCTGAAAAAGTGAACGGCGAGTCAGTAGCCGATAAGGTGGCCAACGAGGCGGAGGGGTTCTACCGCTCCGGCAAGATGCACTGCGCCGAGGCCGTACTGGCCGCGGTGAAAAATGAGTTCCTGCCCGAGGCGGGCGACGAACTGGTGCACCTGGCTTCCGGTTTTGGCGGCGGTTCCGGCGCCGGCTGCATCTGCGGTGCGGTGGCCGGCGGCACCATGGCCATAGGCCTGGTGGTGCAGGACCGCAAGGCGGCAGCCGCGCTCACCAAGGAACTGCACCACTGGTTCAAGGAGCAGTACCGCGTCACCTGCTGCAAGGCCCTCACCGCCAACGGCAAGAAGCGCTGCGTGGAGTTCACCGCCACCACGGCGGGCAAGGTAGCCGAACTGCTGCAGCAGAAGCAGTGA